From a region of the Nitrospira sp. genome:
- a CDS encoding 30S ribosomal protein S12, protein MPTINQLVRKGRMFVKAKTKSPALKSCPQKRGVCLRVYTTTPKKPNSALRKVARVRLTNGMEVTTYIPGVGHNLQEHSIVLVRGGRVKDLPGVRYHLVRGALDAVGVADRKQSRSKYGAKRPK, encoded by the coding sequence ATGTTTGTGAAGGCGAAGACGAAGAGTCCGGCCCTGAAGTCCTGTCCACAAAAGAGAGGCGTTTGTCTTCGCGTCTACACGACGACGCCAAAGAAGCCGAATTCAGCCTTGCGGAAGGTTGCGCGTGTGCGTCTCACAAACGGCATGGAAGTGACAACCTATATCCCAGGTGTTGGACACAATCTCCAAGAGCACTCGATCGTGCTTGTGCGTGGAGGGCGTGTCAAAGACCTTCCGGGCGTTCGGTATCACCTGGTTCGTGGTGCCCTGGATGCCGTGGGAGTGGCCGATCGAAAGCAGAGTCGTTCAAAGTACGGGGCGAAACGGCCAAAGTAG
- the rpsG gene encoding 30S ribosomal protein S7 has translation MPRSRFLGQREVLPDVRYRDKLVGKFINTLMSSGKKSTTERICYGAFDVIQEKTGGDPLKVFKAAVDNVKPIVEVKSRRVGGASYQVPVEIRPARRVSLALRWLSQFARTRGGKSMREKLAAELMDASNNTGAAVKKREDVHRMAEANKAFAHYRW, from the coding sequence ATGCCACGCAGTAGATTTTTAGGTCAACGTGAAGTGCTTCCCGATGTGCGGTATCGAGATAAGTTGGTGGGGAAGTTTATCAATACGCTGATGAGCAGCGGGAAAAAGAGTACGACTGAACGAATATGCTACGGAGCCTTCGACGTTATTCAAGAGAAGACCGGCGGCGATCCGCTTAAGGTATTTAAGGCGGCTGTGGACAATGTGAAGCCGATCGTTGAGGTCAAGTCTCGCCGGGTGGGAGGTGCCTCCTATCAGGTTCCGGTCGAAATCAGGCCGGCACGCCGGGTATCGTTGGCGTTGCGTTGGTTGTCGCAATTTGCCCGTACGCGCGGTGGTAAGAGCATGCGCGAAAAGCTCGCAGCCGAACTGATGGATGCGTCGAACAATACCGGGGCTGCGGTCAAGAAGCGGGAAGACGTGCATCGGATGGCAGAGGCGAATAAAGCGTTCGCCCATTATCGCTGGTAA
- the fusA gene encoding elongation factor G has protein sequence MARQTSLERTRNIGIMAHIDAGKTTTTERILYYTGMTHKMGEVHEGAATMDWMEQERERGITITAAATTCFWRDHRINIIDTPGHVDFTIEVERSLRVLDGAVAAFDSVQGVEPQSETVWRQADKYHVPRIAFMNKMDRVGADFYGSVQSIIDRLGAKPVPIQIPIGREAEFRGSIDLVRMKGYFYDDETLGAKYKVDEIPQELLAQAKEYREKMIDAVAEFDDQVMEKYLNGHSLTEEEVMRAIRAGAISMKITPVLCGSAFKNKGVQQLLDGVVDYLPSPLDIPPVMGIEPNTGKEVERKSDDGEPFAALAFKIMSDPFAGQLTYFRVYSGMLKTGTPVLNVTKGTKDRIGRLLKMHANKREDIDEVHAGDIVAAVGLKGATTGDTLADEKQPVLLEVMKFPEPVIAMAIEPKTKQDQEKMGFALQKLSQEDPSFRVRTDEETAQTIIAGMGELHLEIIVDRMLREFKVEANVGKPEVAFRETIRRKAEAESKYIKQTGGRGQYGHVVLTVEPSDPGKGLEFVNKVVGGAIPKEYIPAIEKGVKERMETGVVAGYPLRDVKVTVIDGSYHDVDSNEMAFKIAGSMGFADACKKADPVLLEPIMKVEVLVPQEFMGDVIGNLNGRRGKVQGMKVRAGAQAIEAAVPLMEMFGYATDLRSRTQGRATYSMEFDRYDQVPKNIAEAIIKK, from the coding sequence GTGGCTCGTCAGACATCATTAGAGCGTACGAGAAATATCGGCATCATGGCTCATATTGATGCAGGGAAGACTACGACCACTGAGCGGATCCTCTACTATACGGGCATGACGCATAAAATGGGCGAGGTCCACGAAGGCGCCGCAACCATGGATTGGATGGAGCAGGAACGAGAGCGTGGTATCACCATTACCGCTGCTGCTACCACCTGTTTCTGGCGTGACCATCGCATCAATATCATCGATACTCCGGGACACGTGGATTTTACGATTGAAGTGGAGCGTTCACTGCGGGTGCTTGACGGCGCCGTAGCGGCATTCGATTCGGTGCAGGGAGTTGAGCCGCAGTCTGAGACGGTATGGCGTCAGGCGGATAAGTATCACGTACCCCGCATTGCCTTCATGAATAAGATGGATCGGGTGGGGGCAGATTTTTACGGCAGTGTCCAATCTATTATCGACCGTCTGGGGGCAAAACCGGTTCCGATTCAAATCCCGATCGGCCGTGAGGCGGAGTTTCGAGGATCCATCGATCTAGTCAGGATGAAGGGGTACTTCTACGACGATGAGACCTTGGGTGCGAAGTACAAGGTCGATGAGATTCCTCAAGAACTCCTTGCTCAGGCCAAAGAGTACCGCGAGAAGATGATCGACGCAGTCGCAGAATTCGATGACCAGGTGATGGAAAAATATCTGAATGGTCATTCGTTGACGGAAGAAGAAGTCATGCGTGCGATCCGAGCCGGGGCCATTTCGATGAAAATTACCCCCGTGCTCTGTGGATCGGCCTTCAAAAACAAAGGCGTCCAGCAGCTCCTCGATGGTGTCGTCGACTATTTGCCATCGCCGCTCGATATTCCTCCTGTTATGGGAATAGAGCCGAACACCGGCAAGGAAGTAGAGCGGAAATCTGATGACGGTGAGCCCTTTGCAGCCTTGGCGTTCAAGATCATGTCTGATCCGTTTGCGGGTCAGTTGACCTATTTTCGTGTCTATTCCGGGATGCTCAAGACGGGTACGCCGGTACTGAATGTCACAAAGGGGACTAAGGATCGGATCGGGCGTCTCCTGAAGATGCATGCCAATAAGCGGGAAGATATCGACGAAGTCCACGCGGGGGATATCGTCGCAGCGGTAGGGCTTAAAGGAGCCACCACTGGAGATACGTTGGCTGATGAGAAGCAGCCGGTGTTGCTTGAGGTGATGAAATTTCCTGAACCGGTCATTGCAATGGCGATTGAACCGAAGACCAAACAGGATCAGGAGAAGATGGGTTTTGCGCTCCAGAAATTGTCGCAGGAAGACCCCTCCTTCCGCGTACGGACGGATGAAGAAACGGCACAAACGATCATTGCCGGAATGGGGGAGTTGCATCTCGAGATTATCGTCGACCGAATGTTGCGTGAATTCAAAGTTGAAGCAAACGTCGGAAAGCCTGAGGTGGCGTTCAGGGAAACGATTCGACGGAAAGCTGAGGCTGAATCCAAATACATTAAGCAGACCGGTGGCCGTGGGCAATATGGTCATGTCGTGTTGACGGTCGAACCGTCGGATCCGGGTAAGGGGTTAGAGTTCGTCAACAAGGTTGTGGGAGGAGCGATTCCTAAAGAATATATCCCCGCCATTGAAAAAGGTGTGAAGGAACGGATGGAGACAGGGGTCGTTGCGGGTTATCCTCTTCGAGACGTCAAAGTGACCGTCATTGACGGGTCATACCATGACGTCGATTCAAATGAAATGGCGTTCAAGATCGCCGGATCGATGGGCTTTGCTGATGCCTGTAAAAAAGCTGATCCTGTCTTGCTCGAACCGATTATGAAGGTTGAGGTCTTGGTTCCTCAGGAGTTCATGGGCGATGTCATCGGCAATCTCAACGGGCGGAGGGGCAAGGTGCAGGGTATGAAGGTTCGAGCTGGCGCCCAAGCGATTGAAGCTGCCGTGCCTTTGATGGAGATGTTCGGTTACGCGACTGACTTGCGATCTCGAACGCAAGGCCGCGCAACCTACAGTATGGAGTTTGATCGGTACGATCAGGTGCCGAAGAATATTGCGGAAGCCATCATCAAGAAATAG
- the tuf gene encoding elongation factor Tu: MAKAKYERKKPHVNIGTIGHVDHGKTTLTAALTKVCADRGMAKFISYDEVAKASESQGRRDATKIMTIAISHVEYETDARHYAHVDCPGHADYVKNMITGAAQMDGAILVVSAADGPMPQTREHILLARQVGVPYIVVFLNKADKVDDKELLELVELEVRELLSKYGFPGDKTPIVQGSALQAMEGNQGPLGIPAIMKLLEAVDTYIPTPQRPIDKPFLMPIEDVFTISGRGTVVTGRCERGIVKVGDEIEIVGLRPTQSTIVTGVEMFRKVLDEGQAGDNIGVLLRGTKKEDVERGMVLSKPKSITPHTKFKAEIYVLTKEEGGRHTPFFNGYRPQFYFRTTDVTGVVQLNPGVEMVMPGDNVSVTGELISPIAMDQGLRFAVREGGKTVGSGVVTEILA, from the coding sequence ATGGCGAAGGCGAAATACGAGCGGAAGAAGCCGCACGTGAACATTGGGACGATCGGGCACGTGGACCACGGGAAGACGACGTTGACGGCGGCGTTGACGAAAGTGTGCGCGGATCGGGGGATGGCGAAATTCATCAGTTACGACGAAGTGGCGAAGGCGAGCGAGAGCCAAGGGCGACGGGACGCGACCAAAATCATGACCATTGCCATCAGCCACGTCGAGTACGAGACCGATGCTCGGCACTATGCGCACGTGGACTGTCCGGGCCACGCCGACTACGTGAAGAACATGATCACCGGAGCGGCCCAGATGGACGGGGCGATCCTGGTCGTGAGCGCCGCAGACGGCCCCATGCCGCAGACCCGGGAGCACATCTTATTGGCGCGGCAGGTGGGGGTGCCGTACATCGTTGTGTTTTTGAACAAGGCCGACAAAGTCGACGACAAAGAGCTGTTGGAGTTGGTCGAGTTGGAAGTGCGGGAGCTGCTCTCCAAGTATGGGTTCCCAGGGGACAAGACCCCGATCGTCCAAGGCAGTGCCCTGCAAGCCATGGAAGGCAACCAGGGGCCGTTGGGGATTCCGGCCATCATGAAGCTGTTAGAGGCGGTCGATACCTATATTCCCACGCCGCAGCGGCCCATTGACAAGCCGTTCCTGATGCCGATCGAAGACGTGTTCACCATCAGCGGCCGGGGCACCGTCGTGACGGGGCGGTGTGAACGGGGCATCGTGAAGGTCGGGGATGAAATCGAGATCGTGGGGTTGCGGCCGACGCAGAGCACCATCGTGACGGGCGTCGAGATGTTCCGCAAAGTGCTCGACGAAGGGCAGGCGGGGGACAACATTGGGGTGCTCTTGCGGGGGACCAAGAAAGAAGACGTGGAGCGGGGCATGGTGCTCTCGAAGCCCAAGAGCATTACGCCGCATACGAAGTTCAAGGCGGAAATCTATGTGTTGACCAAGGAAGAGGGGGGTCGGCATACCCCGTTCTTCAACGGGTATCGGCCGCAGTTCTACTTCCGGACGACGGATGTGACCGGGGTGGTGCAGCTCAATCCGGGGGTCGAGATGGTGATGCCGGGGGACAACGTGAGTGTGACGGGGGAGTTGATCAGCCCGATCGCGATGGATCAGGGGTTACGGTTTGCCGTGCGCGAGGGGGGCAAGACCGTCGGCTCCGGGGTCGTCACGGAAATTCTGGCGTAA
- the rpsJ gene encoding 30S ribosomal protein S10, giving the protein MKVDQRIRIRLRGFDYRVLDQSVSEIVETVRRSGAKVVGPIPLPTRIEKITVQRSTHADKKSREQFEMRTHKRLLDIMEPTPETMDSLMKLNLAAGVDVEIKL; this is encoded by the coding sequence GTGAAAGTTGATCAGCGGATCAGAATCAGGTTGCGAGGATTTGACTACCGTGTGCTGGATCAATCGGTCAGCGAAATTGTCGAAACCGTTCGACGCAGTGGAGCCAAGGTGGTCGGTCCGATCCCGCTTCCCACACGGATTGAGAAGATTACGGTTCAGCGATCGACGCATGCCGACAAGAAGTCTCGCGAGCAGTTTGAAATGCGCACACACAAGCGATTGCTCGATATTATGGAGCCCACGCCCGAGACGATGGATTCGCTGATGAAGCTTAATCTCGCTGCGGGAGTGGATGTAGAGATCAAGTTATGA
- the rplC gene encoding 50S ribosomal protein L3, with protein sequence MTNGLIGKKLGMTQVFDESRLTPVTVIEAGPCRVVTVKTKERDQYEAVQLSFGEVKERKLSKPELGHLKKNQASPSRILREFKKDGDPTVGQLVTVEMFKKGDWVDVIGISKGKGFQGVVKRHHYAGGPESHGSMFHRAPGSIGASSFPSRVWKGKTLPGHMGSERVTVHRLKVIESRSNENLLFVRGAVPGATNGIVVVRKSKKS encoded by the coding sequence ATGACGAACGGACTGATCGGGAAAAAGCTAGGGATGACACAGGTTTTCGATGAGAGTCGTTTGACGCCGGTAACGGTGATCGAGGCGGGTCCATGTCGAGTGGTGACCGTCAAGACGAAGGAACGGGATCAGTACGAAGCAGTTCAGCTTTCTTTCGGTGAAGTCAAAGAGCGCAAGCTCTCCAAGCCGGAGCTTGGCCATCTGAAGAAAAATCAAGCCTCGCCCAGCCGTATCTTGCGTGAGTTTAAAAAGGACGGCGACCCGACGGTCGGCCAATTGGTCACGGTCGAAATGTTTAAGAAGGGTGATTGGGTCGACGTGATCGGCATATCGAAAGGCAAGGGGTTTCAGGGTGTCGTCAAGCGACATCACTATGCGGGTGGGCCTGAGTCCCACGGATCCATGTTTCATCGGGCTCCTGGTTCTATCGGCGCAAGTTCATTTCCTTCTCGCGTGTGGAAGGGGAAGACGCTGCCAGGTCATATGGGGTCGGAGCGAGTCACGGTTCATCGATTGAAGGTCATCGAGTCGCGATCTAATGAAAATCTCCTATTTGTCCGCGGCGCGGTTCCCGGTGCCACCAATGGGATCGTGGTCGTGAGGAAGTCCAAGAAGAGCTAG
- the rplD gene encoding 50S ribosomal protein L4, with protein sequence MPTIDLVDLQRKKVGTVELSPQVFGCEPRVALVHEAVIMQRACERRGTASTLRRGEVSGSGKKPWKQKHTGRARAGSLRSPVWRHGGSVFGPKPRSYAYSMPKKKYRAALQSALSAKVVENKLFVVSDLSLQQPRTKVLAQALKQFSGGDHALVIVGKGHPEIVQAAGNLAAVKVLSANELNVYDVVRAGVILISEQELGPVSEVWS encoded by the coding sequence ATGCCTACTATCGATTTGGTCGATCTGCAAAGAAAAAAGGTGGGAACGGTCGAGCTGTCGCCGCAAGTGTTCGGCTGTGAACCGCGTGTTGCGCTGGTGCATGAAGCGGTCATCATGCAACGAGCCTGTGAGCGCAGGGGGACCGCGTCCACCTTGCGCCGAGGTGAAGTAAGCGGGTCTGGGAAAAAGCCGTGGAAGCAAAAGCATACCGGACGCGCACGGGCTGGATCGCTTCGTTCTCCGGTCTGGCGTCATGGGGGTAGTGTGTTTGGACCGAAGCCGAGAAGTTACGCCTATTCGATGCCGAAGAAAAAGTACCGCGCTGCGCTTCAGAGCGCGTTGTCCGCCAAAGTGGTGGAGAACAAGTTGTTTGTCGTGTCGGATCTTTCTCTGCAACAGCCCAGAACCAAGGTGCTGGCTCAAGCGTTGAAGCAATTTAGTGGGGGTGATCACGCGCTGGTCATTGTGGGGAAGGGGCACCCGGAAATCGTGCAGGCTGCCGGAAATTTGGCCGCTGTTAAGGTGCTCAGCGCGAATGAGTTGAATGTGTACGACGTTGTTCGTGCGGGAGTGATCCTGATCTCTGAGCAGGAGCTTGGCCCCGTGAGCGAGGTCTGGTCATGA
- a CDS encoding 50S ribosomal protein L23, which produces MDMHRILIQPLLTEKITGLREKSNTVGFVVHPDANRVQVKQAVEALLKVKVDKVNLMNVRGKVKRLGRFSGRRSDWKKAFVTLKEGEKLEMYESA; this is translated from the coding sequence ATCGACATGCACAGAATTTTGATTCAGCCGCTCTTGACGGAGAAAATTACGGGGCTTCGCGAAAAGTCCAATACGGTGGGTTTCGTGGTTCATCCTGATGCGAATCGCGTTCAGGTCAAGCAAGCGGTAGAGGCGCTCCTCAAGGTTAAGGTCGACAAGGTCAACCTTATGAATGTCCGTGGAAAGGTTAAGCGCCTCGGTCGGTTTTCAGGCAGACGTTCTGATTGGAAGAAGGCGTTCGTCACGCTCAAAGAGGGTGAGAAGCTGGAGATGTACGAAAGCGCTTAA
- the rplB gene encoding 50S ribosomal protein L2 has protein sequence MGLKVYRPTSPGRRGMTAVVTEELTNKKPEKSLTSFHVRSGGRNNDGRMTIRFRGGGHKRLYRTIDFHRDKIGIPAKVEAIEYDPNRSARIALLKYRDGERRYILAPVGLSVNDEVQSGPQAEIRPGNALPLVNMPLGTTIHNLELKVGKGGQLIRSAGGSAQVMGRDGDYVQVRLKSGEMRRILGVCMATVGQVGNVDHENVSVGKAGRSRWKGKRPHVRGVVMNPVDHPHGGGEGKSGQGNPHPVSPWGLPTKGYKTRQNKKTDKFIIARRKSGVRNA, from the coding sequence ATGGGGTTAAAGGTATATCGTCCAACGTCTCCAGGCCGTCGCGGCATGACGGCTGTGGTGACCGAGGAGCTGACCAATAAGAAGCCGGAAAAGTCGTTGACTTCTTTTCATGTGCGGAGTGGTGGGCGGAACAACGATGGTCGGATGACCATCCGTTTTCGCGGGGGTGGACATAAGCGTCTGTATCGGACGATTGATTTTCATCGTGACAAAATCGGGATTCCGGCAAAGGTTGAAGCCATTGAATACGATCCGAATCGATCTGCAAGGATCGCCCTCTTGAAATATCGAGATGGAGAGAGGCGGTATATTTTGGCTCCGGTCGGACTGAGCGTGAATGATGAAGTCCAATCGGGACCTCAGGCGGAGATTCGACCGGGCAATGCGCTCCCGTTGGTCAATATGCCGCTCGGCACGACCATTCATAATCTTGAGCTAAAGGTCGGCAAAGGGGGGCAGTTGATCCGAAGTGCGGGTGGGTCTGCGCAAGTCATGGGGCGTGATGGTGACTATGTGCAGGTACGACTGAAGTCCGGAGAGATGCGGCGCATCTTGGGCGTCTGTATGGCGACGGTTGGGCAAGTTGGCAACGTCGATCATGAAAACGTCAGCGTTGGGAAGGCGGGGCGAAGTCGGTGGAAGGGGAAGCGGCCGCACGTGCGAGGGGTGGTGATGAATCCTGTCGACCATCCTCACGGAGGTGGGGAAGGAAAATCAGGGCAAGGAAACCCGCACCCCGTCTCTCCATGGGGCCTTCCGACGAAAGGCTATAAGACCAGGCAGAATAAGAAGACAGACAAGTTCATTATTGCTCGACGTAAGTCAGGGGTGCGCAATGCCTAG
- the rpsS gene encoding 30S ribosomal protein S19: MPRSVSKGAFVDGHLLKKVEQMNQTKDRKLIKTWSRRSTVVPDMIGHTFAVHNGKKFIPVFVTENMVGHKLGEFAPTRFFKGHGQAKTEKAVALK, from the coding sequence ATGCCTAGATCGGTAAGCAAGGGGGCTTTTGTCGACGGCCATCTTCTCAAGAAAGTTGAGCAGATGAATCAGACGAAGGATCGCAAGTTGATCAAGACATGGTCTCGGCGATCGACGGTTGTCCCCGACATGATCGGCCATACCTTCGCAGTTCATAACGGGAAGAAATTCATCCCAGTGTTTGTGACTGAGAATATGGTTGGTCATAAACTTGGCGAGTTCGCTCCGACTCGGTTTTTCAAAGGGCATGGACAAGCCAAGACAGAAAAAGCTGTCGCCCTGAAGTGA
- the rplV gene encoding 50S ribosomal protein L22, which translates to MTEAHAVLRFVRVAPRKAKPVIDMIRGRQVPMALAILKHTPRHAARVVEKLVRSAVANAELKEMGDSESMVISKAFVDCGPTYKRVRARSMGRANAIQKRTSHITVVVTAPEIRGNKK; encoded by the coding sequence ATGACTGAAGCACATGCAGTTCTCAGGTTTGTTCGCGTGGCGCCGCGTAAAGCCAAACCGGTGATCGATATGATTCGCGGGAGGCAGGTGCCGATGGCGTTAGCCATCCTCAAGCACACTCCCCGGCATGCGGCGCGAGTGGTGGAAAAACTCGTCCGTTCCGCTGTGGCAAATGCCGAACTGAAGGAAATGGGCGACAGTGAATCCATGGTGATCTCCAAAGCCTTTGTCGATTGCGGCCCAACGTACAAGCGTGTGCGTGCTCGCTCGATGGGGCGAGCCAATGCGATTCAGAAGCGTACCAGTCATATTACCGTCGTGGTGACGGCGCCGGAAATTCGGGGTAACAAGAAGTAG
- the rpsC gene encoding 30S ribosomal protein S3, translating into MGQKTHPIGYRLGYNYTWSSRWYAGKDYAKLLHQDVKIRKMVKARLYHAGVAKVEIERSGDQTRVIIHTARPGIIIGRKGAEVDKLKADLEKQYGGQVYITVKEIKKPELDAQLVSENVATQLEKRVAFRRAMKRSVQSALRLGAQGIKIMVAGRLGGAEIARTEWYREGRVPLHTLRAEIDYGFAEAHTTMGQIGVKTWIYKGELLPVQPMKAESLERRFG; encoded by the coding sequence ATGGGTCAAAAAACACATCCAATCGGTTATCGCCTGGGCTACAACTATACGTGGAGCTCTCGTTGGTACGCAGGGAAAGATTATGCCAAGCTGCTCCATCAGGACGTCAAGATTCGCAAAATGGTCAAGGCCCGGCTGTATCATGCCGGGGTGGCAAAGGTTGAAATTGAACGGTCCGGAGATCAGACCAGAGTCATCATTCATACGGCTCGGCCCGGTATCATCATTGGCCGTAAGGGAGCCGAAGTCGATAAGTTGAAGGCCGATCTGGAAAAACAGTACGGGGGGCAGGTTTACATTACGGTCAAGGAAATCAAAAAGCCCGAGCTTGATGCCCAGCTTGTCAGTGAAAATGTCGCCACACAGCTTGAGAAGCGGGTTGCGTTTCGTCGAGCTATGAAGCGTAGTGTCCAATCTGCTCTAAGACTTGGCGCTCAGGGTATCAAGATCATGGTGGCGGGGCGGTTGGGCGGTGCGGAAATCGCGCGGACGGAGTGGTATCGAGAAGGGCGTGTGCCGTTGCATACTCTCCGCGCAGAAATAGATTATGGTTTTGCTGAAGCGCACACGACCATGGGGCAGATCGGGGTGAAGACCTGGATTTACAAAGGAGAACTTCTTCCGGTTCAGCCTATGAAAGCGGAGTCCTTAGAGCGACGGTTTGGGTGA
- the rplP gene encoding 50S ribosomal protein L16 — translation MLAPKKVKFRKMQKGRMTGKAYRGGQITLGEFGLKALEPGWVTSRQIEAARIAITRYVKRGGQVWTRIFPDKPITKKPAETRMGKGKGNPEYWVAVVKPGRILYEMDGVTPETAREAFRLASHKLPIATKLVVRGEFG, via the coding sequence GTGTTAGCGCCTAAGAAAGTCAAATTCAGAAAGATGCAAAAAGGCCGGATGACCGGGAAGGCCTATCGTGGTGGACAGATTACGCTGGGAGAGTTCGGTCTTAAGGCATTGGAGCCGGGATGGGTCACCAGCCGACAAATTGAGGCTGCTCGTATTGCGATTACTCGCTATGTGAAGCGAGGTGGCCAGGTGTGGACGCGTATTTTCCCGGATAAACCGATTACGAAAAAGCCGGCCGAGACTCGAATGGGCAAAGGAAAAGGGAACCCTGAATACTGGGTTGCCGTCGTAAAGCCGGGCAGGATTCTCTATGAGATGGACGGAGTGACACCGGAAACCGCTCGAGAGGCGTTTCGGCTGGCGTCTCACAAATTGCCTATTGCAACGAAGTTGGTTGTTCGCGGTGAATTTGGATAA
- the rpmC gene encoding 50S ribosomal protein L29, with product MALDVKELSGMAVDELAEKEKQLVQELFNLRFQFGTGRLENPMQIRKTKRDIARVKTVLQQVKGRTKGPKR from the coding sequence ATGGCGTTGGACGTCAAAGAATTGAGTGGTATGGCGGTGGATGAACTTGCGGAGAAAGAGAAGCAGCTTGTGCAAGAGCTGTTCAATCTGCGCTTCCAGTTCGGCACCGGGCGTCTCGAAAACCCTATGCAGATTCGGAAAACGAAGCGAGATATTGCGCGGGTGAAGACCGTTCTCCAGCAGGTGAAGGGTCGAACAAAAGGACCTAAAAGGTAA
- the rpsQ gene encoding 30S ribosomal protein S17: MSEVAKRRHWYGDVVSNKMQKTVVVVVSRSVVHPVYKKVLRRVTRLKAHDESGMCKVGDRVKLVQTRPLSKEKNWRVVQVMEKGQPEK; encoded by the coding sequence ATGTCTGAGGTGGCAAAGCGACGTCATTGGTATGGCGATGTCGTCAGTAACAAAATGCAAAAGACCGTCGTCGTCGTCGTTTCACGGTCAGTCGTTCATCCGGTCTACAAGAAGGTTCTTAGGCGGGTGACGAGATTAAAGGCTCATGATGAAAGTGGGATGTGTAAAGTGGGAGACCGGGTCAAGCTCGTTCAGACCAGACCTCTGAGTAAAGAAAAGAATTGGCGCGTCGTCCAGGTCATGGAAAAAGGACAGCCTGAAAAGTAG
- the rplN gene encoding 50S ribosomal protein L14 has protein sequence MIQNYTYMDVADNSGAKQAMCFHVFGGTRRRYASLGDVVVVAVKEAIPQASVKKGDVSRAVIVRTTKEVRREDGSYIKFDRNACVLINKEGEPIGTRIFGPVARELRWKKFMKIISLAPEVL, from the coding sequence ATGATTCAGAACTATACGTATATGGATGTGGCCGATAACTCCGGCGCGAAGCAGGCCATGTGTTTTCATGTCTTTGGGGGGACCAGACGGCGCTACGCATCGCTGGGCGATGTCGTGGTGGTGGCTGTTAAGGAGGCTATCCCTCAAGCGAGTGTGAAGAAGGGGGATGTGAGCCGAGCGGTCATCGTCAGAACGACGAAAGAAGTTCGACGCGAGGATGGATCTTACATCAAGTTCGATCGAAACGCGTGCGTCTTGATCAATAAAGAGGGAGAACCGATTGGGACGCGTATCTTCGGTCCCGTTGCTCGCGAACTCCGCTGGAAGAAATTCATGAAGATCATTTCTTTGGCACCTGAAGTCTTGTAG
- a CDS encoding 50S ribosomal protein L24, with protein MEVLRNSRIRKGDTVVVVSGRERGKTGKVLSVDRGAGKVVVEKLNIVKRHTKPNQKVKQGGILEREAPLQISNVMFLCPVTQKPTRLGVRISEDGRRVRFSKKSNETVE; from the coding sequence GTGGAAGTACTCCGAAACAGCAGAATTCGAAAAGGGGATACGGTTGTCGTGGTTTCCGGCCGTGAACGAGGCAAGACCGGGAAAGTTTTGTCAGTGGATCGCGGTGCCGGCAAGGTCGTCGTCGAAAAGCTGAATATTGTCAAACGACATACAAAACCGAATCAGAAGGTCAAGCAGGGGGGCATATTGGAGCGAGAAGCGCCACTTCAGATTTCCAATGTGATGTTTCTCTGCCCAGTCACGCAAAAGCCCACTCGGCTCGGGGTTCGCATATCAGAGGATGGGCGACGCGTGCGCTTCAGCAAAAAATCAAACGAGACCGTGGAATAG